TAATACCACAGTGTTATGAGGCTCTTGTGCGAGACAACCCTGGATAttcactgctgccagcagtcaGTGGTGATTGATGACTCTATTACAGTGATGGCTGTGGCTCCATGTTTTCTCCACGGCCCTCAACACCAGCCAAAAAGCAGTGACTTAAGGAGCTTTTTTAGCTCTCAATTCCTCTATCAAGAGTCAGTACATCCTTTGTTCAGCTGCTTGTTACAGAAGTCAGAAAAGGCTTGTTTCATGATTTTTCCAGCTTATGAACCTCTGCCTTGACCTGCATTTCTAGGAGAGTGCTAATAAAAGGGGGATTAATCTTGTAAAAGAAGTATTTGTATTTCAACTGCACATTGTGATATTTCTACCCAACACATGGACACAGCTGTAGCCCTGACCAACCAACATTCATTTTCCTCACTGGTTGTCTCAAGCATTTACATAAAACACCAGCTCACCACAAGGAATCCTCCTCTGAGCTTTAAGCTAAAAGAGAACCAACAAGTCAAATCCATTCCCTCATACTGGGCTTTGTCCAGTGGAACATGCAGATCTCAGCATATTAACAGGTTTTTCCCCCAATACTTACCACTGAAAAGTTGCACAGGTGGCATCATTTCCTAGTTATATTATGGTTTCCTTTGTCAACCAAAATATTTGGAATTCCCctaattctgtttgttttgccCTATGCTCTCTAGCTCTTATTTCACTTTGCTCCCCACAGCTCTACACCTGTAACTCCCCACTCTATCCTCTCTCCATTTCACATATTCCTTTCTCCACATCATCACTAAACCATCTTTTCCTTAGTCCCAGCCTAATTCTGccttcacacttttttttttttttttttggacacaTCCTCACTTCTTTTTTCCACAAGCTTATTATTGTTCTGCTAGTCACTCTGACAGAAACCTTTAGCTCCTATGATTGGGCTCCAATTGACCCTCTTTAGCAAAGctaaaattctaaaaataataaaacaccTGAACACCAAGGAGCTATTACTTCCTAAGCTGACATCAAAAATTCAACCTCTGCCCTACACCATGTAACCCTCACTGCAAAAAAGCCAATTAAAACTGCAAGGAACAGAGGTGGTGGACAACTACCAGAACAGAGGCTGGTTGGCACTGTGGTGAGGGCATTATTCATATTTAACCCAGCAAGATCTTCATTTTTTCTAAACCTATCAAAACCAGTTTCTATTTCCAAAGAATCCACATCTGGCTCGTGACAAACTACAAAATATTCCATATACAACTCATTTACCATGTCTACCTGGTAACAGCTCAAGTTTGTCAGATTTCCGCACGCACTGAGCTGTTTCCTCTCCATCACCACCTTCTCTGCAACGATCTGGTACCATTCCTGTTGTCAGCAAGTTTGTTTTCCTACAGGTAATAAAGTGCTCCCACTGGCTACACAGGCACTGATAGAAGAGAAGAAGTTGGAAGCAAAGAATGAATCCAATTTCCAATCCAAAATACCCACACCTCAATCACCTTCCTCAAGCCTCAGCTTTTCTGTCCCTCTGTACAAttcactggaaaataaatatttaagtagTAACACCTGATACAAGCTACCAGGAGAACAGTCTGAGTCTGCACTAGAGAGTTGAGTGAGACAGCTTTTAGTGGTAatactcaaaagaaaaaatttctttttatatccCGGTTCATCTCACTGGAAAAAGATTAAAGACTCAGAAATTTTTCCATCAGGAAGATCCAGAACTCAGTAACTCCTGCAATTTAAGGGTTTGGTCTCAACATTTGTTTCAAAATCAGTAAAAGCTGCTAcacaaagtatttattttcaaaaaatctATAGATATTTATTGAACAAATAAGAAAGCAGTGGAAGTTTTCATAATCAGATACTACAAAAtatctaaatttttaaaaggttatCTACAGGATTGAACTAATTCAGTTCCAGACAGCAGATAAAGAAAATAGTTTCACTCACATTATAAGCAGGCAAGGAATGACAGATTTAGGCAAACtacaataaacaaacaaacatttcttAATTGAAAACAACAGGAATACAAAGATTGTTCTTCTCACTTCACTTGTTTTAGTGGGGCCTTGTTAGGAGCAGGTGAGCATCTCTTGCAGAGAAGGAGTAGCAGCAGTAGTCTAAGTAGATCTGCAATAAATAAACTCTATTTTAGGAAGAATATTTAGAGCAATCATTACTAGGTAGAATATTCAACATGCTAGGAAAACAGAAAGCCAGCTTTCACTTATACCAAGATACAGAATATAGGAGTTTAATGATGAAAAAAGTGATCTTTATATAACATGGCACCATCTTGATGCACTAAGAATGCATTGTGCAGAAACACTGTGACTCAAATTAACATGCAAAAGGATCACTATGAAACTGCCATTAGTCTTCTGTCCTAAGTAACTTATTTTTAGAATAAACCAGAGATGACTCACACTACTGAACCACTAAAATATACCCATCATTCTTAGTGCCCTAAGGTTGGCACAAGCAACTTGTAAATGTCAGAAAAGCATACAAACCTCGttaatgttttcagaaattcaTTTAAAGATAGAAACAGGTCCAAAAAGATGCCTGTCTAAATGCATTGCAATTACGTTacaattattttccaaatacacAGATATGCTCTGTCTTTTCTCAGCTCATTACTGACTCAAACAATTTGCCCTTCTGGGATCAATTGTTTGCTAATAAATAATTGTTTACAGTCACAAAATGATATTAAGGAGTATTCTTATTAGTTTTCCTTCTACAGCCTAATAAGATTCCAAACTAGCTGATTCCCAAGAGTCTAACCTTAACCTTGCTGTGTTTAACAGCCCAGGAAATGATGAACCAtctgtttcagaaaataatGGAGGGCCAAGAGGAAATATTGTTTAATTGTAGATTAACCTCCTTGTACAGCAGAATGAAGCATCTACAGAATTAGCAACTCTAAGTagcaatgaataaaaaaaaaaccctgaaagcAGTTTTTACTATTAGAAAACCAACAGCAGCAAATATTCTTCTATCAACTTtgaaaaacacaacaaaacaactcATAAATGTATGTAACAAGTacaacctgattttttttttttaattaattaccaTATTTGGATTTTTCCACTTGAGGAACTCCCAGAAATAAATAGTAAAATAGTTctggctttatttttctaggagtatcaaaattactttaaaacaaatatctCACAAGTGAGAGATGTGGAAGTTATACAATAATAAATATCTCATCTTCGTAGGTATAAAACAGCTGCTCCAAAGCAACAGGGACTGGAGGGGAAAATCTTGAAGTTTTAAACTCAAGAAATTTGATCATTTATGTATCTGTTTTCACAGACACTTTTAATAATGGAGACAACCTGATAAGGTGTAAGACAGATTGAGTActagaagagaaaaaacctAGCAGTGATAAAGCACaggaatttgaaaataaagccaACTGCTCCTGTGCCTCCATCATTAAGGGCAGCACAATTCTGCACTGGGATGGCAATTTTTCTATGTAACATCGATGCCAAAGCGAGCTGAACAGGAATTTTCACCTCCATCAATCAGTTTGCCTCGTTTTGACAGCAACGATGACAGAAAAGTGTGTTATCAAAGGGCTGCAGCAAACCCCAACACGCAGGAACTGAGAGAGCTTTCCCTTGATTTCACACAACCTTCCCAGAACAGAATCTAAATTCACTGCTCACTCTGACAGCTGGGTGCATACTCAGTGTGACAGATCGCATTCATTCCAAGTTTTAAATACCCAAACACGGTCACATTTACTCCAATAAATTATTCTTGAATTCTTCACTCAATTCCTGAAGCAATGAGCTCGCAATAACTCTACAGCTTCATATAATAGCACCTATTGAAAGGGGATAAGAGTTTGACATTCTTCTCCCTCTAAACAACCAGGCACAATTTTATCCATCAGCCGTCTATCAGCCTACGGATATTGAAAGCTTGGGCGAAGGAGATAACATCAAACCCAGCCCCTACTGTCAAGCTGCACTATCTCCTGCCATCAATAATACTATTCATGAATTTaggaaaattaataaatctTGGGGTGGAGGCTCAGAGAGCCTCAAGTGCAGCTGAAGCAGGCACTCACTTGGGCTTTGTCTCTGCATCTGTCACTTGGCGGATGTAGATGCCGTCCTCGGGGTGCTCGATGTCGTCCATTTCGTACATGTAGGAGGAAGCGATGGCCAGGGTGGTGCCGTCGTTGCTGAAGGCCAGCGAGGCAATGCTGGTGGGATAGCGATGGAACTGGCACAGCCGCTTCTTGTTGAAGGGATCCCAGATGTTCACAAAGCCGTCGGAGCCGCCTGCAAGTCAGGGATTCAAAAATAAGTTGtaattgaggggaaaaatgaaactgaagagATGCAGcacaggacaaaaagaaaactactcGTAATTACTTTGTCAGGAAAAACACAAGGCTGATTCATTCGGTAAAGAGCACAATGAGCATTCCCCAAACTCCCTGTTAAAGCAGTTAATTGGAGAAAAGACTGCAATACAATTTTATCTCATGGCACTCTAAATTCTAAGGAAGTGGTTAAGGTAGGAAAAAACTTTCTAAGAGAGATTCTCATTGCATCATAATTTTAAGTTGACAGTGAGACTTGTGATTACATTTGCAGGTCCAAAAACAAGCTTGTGTatgagggaaaaatattaagaattaaGAACTCTCACTacatcaaataattttaaaaccctGCTTGCAGCATGAATAcaatttaaatgcttaaaagTCAGGGCATATGAAGTAAAGGTTGATCTGTTTACATCAAAACTAAAGGAACTGAGGCAAATGTTACAAAGAATTGAGTATTTACCTGTAGCAAATGTGTTGTGGACATTATGGAAAGAAATGGCATTAACTGGATAAATCTGCTCGATGTTATTCTCCTTCAAACGGTGACATTTGAATGCGTATTTCTTCTTCTGGATTTCTGGGCTTGGATCCAAATATTCCACAGCTACACGACCTTCAATAGAACTTAAAACATAACcctaacaagaaaaaaaaatggagctaATGGAGTTTTAGAAGTTTACAACTGGAGAAAAGATtgcaatacaattttatttcatagcCTTCTAAATTCTAGGAAAGTGGTAAGGCAGAAAAAAGCTTCCTAAGAGAGATTCTCATTGCATCAGTTTTAAGCTGACAGTGAGACTTGTAATTACTTCTGCAGGTCGAAAAGCAAGCTtgtctttggggaaaaaaatttcaagagATAAGAACACCTTGCATTTGCTCACCTATCCCCCAAGGCCTAAATATCTGAAATATGAGAGATACTCACAGGACTATTTAGTTTCAGAATTACATTACATTAAAATTAGTTCAGAGCTTTATACTAACAACTAAACACTCAAGCTGGAATAGTATTTTCAGTGAAACTTGATTACAAGTTGTGTTCACTTATCCAGTTAATTACAGTCCTGACTTAGAGCAACCTGAGATGCTTTTATTATCACTTTTGAGTTAAGTCCATAATAGATCTTTTCAGAAATAGGATTGCAATGATATCTAGCTATAACAGGGCTCTTTAAAATCCATCACACAATACAATCTGGAAGATCAGCTTGTTTTACTATAACTAGAACTGAAAATGGACAAAGCATTCATGCCAGTTCAAGAACAAGTAACTAGGTCTTGCAATTCCTGTACTATCACTCTGTACAGGGGAAAATTCCCTTACAAATTAGTTTGGCAGAGAAAGCCAATCTTCTTGCTTtccttgaaaaaagaaataccacAGACACACCACGTTAACTTGCACAGAACAGCTGTAGGAGCACCTGAATTGTACAATTCCCCCTGGATAATGGATCCAGGGTTCTGCAGTGCATGCCACAGACtcggagagaaaaaaaagaaaaaaatataaatgatatTCATGCAGTTTTAACCCTGCCCCTGTTCACAGACTGTTCAAGAACCCTGGGTTACAATGCATAAAAGCTGCTTAGGAACCACCAGTTCTGGCTTTCCCTCTTCTACAGCaactggggaggggaaggatgttttttattaattacatgTCAGCATTGTGATTCATTAAATAGGTTATTTCTAAAAAGGAGACAAATCTTGAGGAACAAAACGACAACACAATATGCTGCTAAGTCAGTGACAAACATTGCTAAGCTGCACTAAAAAGAATTAATGTACCCCAGGAAGCCTCCCCCCCTGCCAAAGTTTGATTACAAAAAACATCcccactgaaaaataaacatgaaaataaagccCCATTTTCCTGAAGAATATTCAGCAGAAATGTGACTCCTGCCATTGCTCCCATACCTGTTTGTTGGGGAATGCTCTGATGCAGCGGGTCTGGTATTTGAGGCTCGATTCCCTTCGCTGCTGAACGTATCCCATGTTCCTCAAATCCCACACCAGCACCCTCCGACCTGCTGTCCCCACAATCAGTCTGTCCCCAGACACAGAGAGGGTGTAgaccttccaaaaaaaaaaaatatttacagtatttaACACTGATATTAGCCTggaaacccccctgtacagaaTAAGCTGTCAGCAATGAGCACTAACACAACTGGCAACATCTCCCACGGAATGCTCAGCAACAGAATTCCCTTCAGCTCTCATTTAGAACCCAAATTTGGGATAAACAGCAGGAATGTGCAGCTGGTCAGTGAGAACACCCTGATGTAGCATTCAAAAGGTCAAAAACTATTCCAGGCATTAAATTTACTGAAAttaatggcaaaaggaaaaccCATACAAAGGAACAGGAGGGGAAGTGATGGATATTGGAATTAATCTTGGCTTGGTTTTGCATTCCCACTGTCAGCTGATGATCCTGCAGTTTAGTCCTCAAAAACCACATcatacattttcttctctgttttcctccaCCTGGTAAccaagtatttttctttataaactgAGTATTTAGAGTTGAGCTTcatgttaataaaataaattgccaaaaggttatttaaaaaaaaaaaattactttgagtACTTTAATAAAACTAAGTGAATTTGAAGAAAGCAATATGCttgacatattaaaaaaaaagataatgacTTGGAATTTTAACTCTATCCCAAAACTTGGCTCAGTGTGAAATTTCAAATTTCGTATGAAAATATTCACTGCATGAACTGTTGTTTCCAGCTGTTGCTTGGGATGCAGTTCATCTGgtaatatgttaaaaaaaaaaaaacaagaaaaaggaaagcggtttagtcaaaaaaaaaaaaaaaaaaaacctgtgccATGGAATGAATTCCAAGTTGTTGATACATAAGCAGATGGAATCCAGCTACCTACAGCTGCCACTGAGCTGCTAACAAGAGCAAACTATGAGAATGAGCTTTTTCCAGTGATGCAGCCAAACACACAGGAAACAGATCCTGGGTGTTCCTCAGATCAGGAATTAAAAGTGTAAGAGATCTGGTATCCTGGCAGAGGGAATCAGTTTGCTTTTGGCACGTGCTTGGAcgatttcatttgttttcactttctgGTTCTCTGATGAAGCCCAACAAAGCTGCTTGGTTCTGGTAAGACCGCACTGAAACATCAGACACAACAAGTTTTCTCTTCATTTGctacaaatacattttcaaaaagttaatttctaataaaaagcTAAACAGACAGGTGTGTATGTATACATAGAGAtaaaaaagctttctttaaCCAACCCTCATCCACCCAGCATGCCTTCTTCTCTAAAATGGGATTACAGAACTCTTAAGACTGAGATTTTAATATGGAAAAAGTCTTAAATATTCACACGGGAGTTGCCCAAAATTTCTGATGATCCCAATTACTCCTAAAAAAGGTATGAAAACTTTGAGCCAATAGTAGTTACACATTTTAACAGGACAGTTTTTTGTTATTGATGTAAAAATTGGTCCAGAAATATTCATAAACAGTatataaaatgtgtttgtgtaCATATAGGGAAACAAAGGCATAAAGAACACTAAATATCTTAAATCTTCTTCACAAACTGATGTCACACCTGTACAGTGAATGTTCTTTCTCCACCACACAGCCATAAATCAAATGAAACCGTTGTCATGCAGTGGAGTAGGTGTACACATTCATCAAaggcagcattaaaaaaatgacatAATGAACCTTGCTGAACCAATAAGCAGCTTGATTCACTGTGGCTGTCCATTATATGATATTCTGTCAGCAATTTATCACAGTTCTTTACATGCTACATACATCTATAAATCAAAACTAGAAATAATGCAATTACTCTATTCTGCACAAAGGTCTGGCCAGAAGTAGATCCAGCTTTGCTGGAACAAGAGTAAGAGCTATTTAGGGGCAAAGGGAAGGTAATGATGGCTCATAATTAGGACTTGACAATAGGATGTCACAGTgctaaatgaaatttttaaaaggtacagccaaaaaaaatattgtatgtAAAATTATCCAGCAAGTCAGCCTGAGTTTAGGagtctctgaaaaaaaacaggaattccTGTTAATTCTTTCAATGACACTGCTGTAAGCAGCATGAGAAGCTAACATATCATATGGGCATTAGAAAAAGCTGAAGACATCATCccattttatcttctttctctgagtCTCCCATTAGAACAGAGGATTTCAGCTTTAGGAGAATATCCAAATTTACTAGGCATTAATACAAAACAGGAAACTCACAAAACAAGCAATTCTGTTCAATTTTTGAACacaagtgaaaaatattaaagagatatttttctatGCACATTCCAAAACAATCAGACCTTAGGACTGCCAGGGTCTGATATACCTAAAATCTTAACAGTTCAGGAAATCAACTGTGCATATTACAATTAAGCCAAGATATTTGGTTTTCttcaaattcattttaaattttaagaaggTGGTCCAGCACAAGCACCAAGAATTAAGGAACACTGAGGAAAGCTCAAAGCCCTCACCAAAAATGGCAATACATTCTGAACACCAATCTTTTAAAATGCTACACTTCCACCCAGTTTAAAAACCATTAAATCTAACTTCACAAATTCAGCTCATAGCTTCACAAGTTCAGCCCAAGGCAGTGTCCTGTGTGATGTTTCAGTCCCAGGATGCATTGTTGAGCACCTGGAATGCAGCACATACCTTCTCAGGCTGGGAGAAGGTTCCTGCATTACAGGGAGTTCTGGGATCCCAGAGTTTGACTGTTTGATCCCAGCTGCCAGTCACCATGACATTCACTTCTGGACAATACTCCACACACCTGATAGGAGCATCGTGGGCACCAACAAGgttttctgtaagaaaacacAATATACTTCAACTTTGCTGGCCCTATAAACAGTCAGAACGtgtgaaataaagaataaaaaaagaacacaacTGCAGCACAAGCATTTGCTGACATtctaaaggtgcatttctacACTAGAAGTCCCTGTAAGGATAGTTCAGCCTTCAGAAGCATAACTTTTGCAAAGATCAGGATTGTTACATTTAAATTTATGTCTCTTGAGCTTAGGATTAAAGAATTTTAGGCAGTCACTGAGAGATCTTTACAGGTATAAAGCATCAACTGGTATCACACTGATGAACACACTAACACAGAAAGTAACTTAAGCTTGTGTACATCAATAATATGACAAGAGAAAGCAGTTAGTATTACatcttaataaaaatattaaaacacttGTAGGAAGTCAGTTATGGCAGAATTATTTGAGCTTTTTGGTACCATTACTGCACACACTGATTTGTCAAGCCCTGGCTACTGGCTGGTGCTGGTGACTGGCTGAAATTTACTTTCTCTTTAACACactaaaaatacacaaaaaagtGAGACAAACCAGTTCCATATTTTGCACCAACAAGGCACTGGAACTGTTACTTTCAATCAatgttttcttagaaaaaaactGTAATACGAGGCCATGCTTGACAAAAGCAAAATCTCTGTATATCCCCTGCCATGAAAGATCATTCTAAATACATCCAAACCACAAACCTCTGAAAAACAACATGCTCAGTTTTAGTTCAGCTTGGCTACTTCCCCCTAACTGAGCCACTGTAGCCTATGGCAGGGCAGGATTATCACCAGAAAACCAATTCAAGGCATCCTGCAAGCAGCTACCAAACCTTCTGGCAATGTCAAATTCTTCCAGGTCTTTAGGTGGTCCTTATTAGGGTCACTGGTTATTCTGCAGATACTTAAATATCTGCCACCCAAAGAGCAGACTCTGTGCATGTAAGTACATGAATCTGAAGCTCAGGCCAGTTGCTGACAGCATTTAGAATTCAATCTGCTCACCTTGGTCCGTGTTTAAGTCGTGCATTTTCAGCTGCTGATCCAGGCCCCCACTCCAGGCATGGGTAGGATCCTATAAAGCACAACATTTACCTCATTGAGTTTCCATGGCTGCTCTGCATTCAGCATCCTAAACTCATAACAAAGGACTTGCTTTTAGGAGTTTTGGGAAGACAGGAATTAAGACACAAATGTTAAGGTCTGACCCAGATTTAAACAGACAGAAGCTTTACAAAATGCTTAAGTGCTTTGAGCAATATGAATTTCTTTagtttagaaataaaacaaaaataaattttaaaaaggcagataGAGGCTAAAGCAAATGATTTccatttcttcatattttaaatgacTGACAACCTAAGTCCCATCTAGATGCAAGATAATCCTAAAACTGATTTAGAAGGGAGATACCATTTGAGAACCTGAGTGTTGATCCACAGCACAGCATCAGCCACATGACAAAATactcagtgaaaaaaaaccacaggcaGGCCCCCTCTTTAATTTCAGGGACTGACAATTTCTCATACTTTGGGCACTCTACAgctgtaaaataataatttaaaaaccccTCCCACACTTACATAAAAAGCACAGTCCAGGACAGGTCCTGAATGCTGATATTTGAGTCTCATGGTGTTGGCAGGAACATCATAGAGCCGCACAGTTGTGTCCCAGGATGAAACAAGCAGAAACTGAGACGTGTTTGGACTAAACTTCACTGATGAAATCCCATCATCTGGAGTTTGGTTGAGCTTGAACTCGTTTGATCCCGTCATCTGCAGACAAAAAGGCACAGATGCAACTTTAATGACTACAAGAACACAGGCCTAGCAAGGGAACAAGACTGAGCCCTCTGAAAGGCAGCCCAAAGCAGACCTCAAAACTTCACTGGCTTTTACATAGAACAGGTTCAGAACACCCACGTTTCTCCAAACTCTAAAATTCAAGATGACAATCCCTGTCCAAAACCTCACTAAATGCCTTTCTCTACAGAGAGcttttaaatatcaaatatcAAAATCAAATATGAAAATGCAATGTGAATTAACAACACCAAAATATTATGATCATTACAATAATCTATAAGCTTGGATATTGTTACTTACAAATGTACTTCCCTCACTCTGGTGAGTGTGTGGCTGTGATTTttgaagtaaatatttataaattactgTGAACATCAATaagttactttaaaaaacatgtaTTAGCAGAAAGAAATTGGGTTTGAAAACTCAAAAAAGTGTTGATTTGCTCCTGGATTGGTATGACTGTCACACACTTCCAATAATTGCAACTGATCATCTTTTATACAGCTGTGGGCACTGTACAACTTTCAGACCTTGAGGCTTCCATGAGTGCCGTGAAATATGTGCAACAAAAAGCTGTAAGAttgtttttccccctctcatAGAATCCAAAGGGCAGATAAAGAAAGGAAAGTTATGTTTTGTGAAGTGCTGAAATGTGGAGTGACCACGGAACTGGGATGTGaccaggaaaaaatatcagcaCTTGAATCAAAGAGCAGTGACTCCAAAGGCAAATCAGCACTCCCAAACCAGGACCAGTTTGTTAAAAACTTCCTAGGACAGCAGAAGCTATGAACAGGAAAACAGCTCAGACCTTACAAACACtctaaaagaagaaattcttttagAATTTTAGAATTCTTAAAAGAAGAATTacacatccacaaaac
This region of Vidua macroura isolate BioBank_ID:100142 chromosome 8, ASM2450914v1, whole genome shotgun sequence genomic DNA includes:
- the BUB3 gene encoding mitotic checkpoint protein BUB3, which produces MKTMTGSNEFKLNQTPDDGISSVKFSPNTSQFLLVSSWDTTVRLYDVPANTMRLKYQHSGPVLDCAFYDPTHAWSGGLDQQLKMHDLNTDQENLVGAHDAPIRCVEYCPEVNVMVTGSWDQTVKLWDPRTPCNAGTFSQPEKVYTLSVSGDRLIVGTAGRRVLVWDLRNMGYVQQRRESSLKYQTRCIRAFPNKQGYVLSSIEGRVAVEYLDPSPEIQKKKYAFKCHRLKENNIEQIYPVNAISFHNVHNTFATGGSDGFVNIWDPFNKKRLCQFHRYPTSIASLAFSNDGTTLAIASSYMYEMDDIEHPEDGIYIRQVTDAETKPKST